One genomic segment of Esox lucius isolate fEsoLuc1 chromosome 15, fEsoLuc1.pri, whole genome shotgun sequence includes these proteins:
- the LOC117595606 gene encoding agglutinin-like protein ARB_02240 — MIIPTRVITTIPTRVMTTIPTRIITTTPTRVITTILTKIISTISTRVITTIPIKIITTIFTRVITTRVITTIPTRVITTILTKIISTISTWVITTIPTKIINTIFTRVITTRVITTIPTRIITTIPTIVITTIPTRCITTIPTRIIPTRVITITHTRVIITIHTRVITTIPTRAIPTIPTRAMYLNKTLPRG, encoded by the coding sequence ATGATCATCCCCACCAGGGTCATCACCACCATCCCCACCAGGGTCATGACTACCATCCCCACCAGGATCATCACCACGACCCCCACCAGGGTCATTACCACCATCCTCACCAAGATCATCTCCACCATCTCCACCAGGGTCATCACCACCATCCCCATCAAAATCATCACAACCATCTTCACCAGAGTAATCACCACCAGGGTCATCACCACCATCCCAACCAGGGTCATCACCACCATCCTCACCAAGATCATCTCCACCATCTCCACCTGGGTCATCACCACCATCCCCACCAAGATCATCAACACCATCTTCACCAGAGTCATCACCACCAGGGTCATCACCACCATCCCAACCAGGATCATcaccaccatccccaccattgTCATCACCACCATCCCCACTAGGTGCATCACCACCATCCCCACCAGGATCATCCCCACCAGGGTCATCACCATCACGCACACCAGGGTCATCATCACCATCCACACCAGGGTCATCACCACCATCCCCACCAGGGCTATCCCCACTATCCCCACCAGGGCCATGTACCTGAACAAGACCCTCCCTAGAGGATAG
- the LOC105015743 gene encoding gap junction alpha-10 protein, whose protein sequence is MGDWNLLGSILEEVHIHSTIVGKIWLTILFIFRMLVLGVAAEDVWDDEQAEFICNTDQPGCKTVCYDQAFPISLIRFWVLQVIFVSSPSLVYMGHALYRLRALEKERHQRRIQLKAELGETEAPLEEHKRIEKELKKLEEQRKVKKAPLRGSLLRTYVIHILTRSVVEVGFIMGQYILYGIGLDPLYKCERMPCPNSVDCYVSRPTEKTVFMVFMIVIAGVSLFLNVMEISHLGIRKIKQTLRGDQSKADDDSLVYRPKRKSTIQHLCVMRNLSTHNGPLTQTAFKGTPGPDPDPADPPPNYIPNHTVSRHNSVAPGQYLANCTGFQPHQQVQQRHPSHGMSPSRHLQGARENHAIAPVDQPSPAYGGSVVNRDGDHGNVQAQQIHHLQPQDHHQPGHMEVPAPMATHRPSVMASHRPSLAQRDTDPEERRDSMGSDFPFPNPGRKQSFMSRMPSESMSTISDCSSNSVRSSESELGEMGDMPVMAPPGRRMSMSVFLDISSIMKK, encoded by the exons ATGGGGGACTGGAACCTGCTGGGTAGCATCCTGGAGGAGGTTCACATTCACTCCACCATCGTGGGCAAGATCTGGCTCACCATTCTCTTCATCTTCCGCATGCTGGTGCTCGGCGTGGCGGCGGAGGACGTGTGGGACGACGAGCAGGCAGAGTTCATCTGCAACACCGACCAGCCTGGCTGCAAGACCGTCTGCTACGACCAGGCCTTCCCCATCTCCCTCATCCGCTTCTGGGTCCTGCAGGTCATCTTCGTGTCCTCACCCTCGCTGGTCTACATGGGCCACGCGCTCTACCGCCTGCGCGCCCTGGAGAAGGAGAGGCACCAGCGCAGGATCCAGCTGAAGGCGGAGCTGGGGGAGACGGAGGCGCCGTTGGAGGAGCACAAGCGCATCGAGAAGGAGCTTAAGAAGCTAGAGGAGCAGAGGAAGGTGAAGAAGGCTCCGCTGAGAGGGTCCCTGCTGCGGACGTACGTCATCCATATCCTAACACGCTCCGTGGTGGAGGTGGGCTTCATTATGGGCCAGTATATCCTGTATGGCATCGGACTGGACCCCCTGTATAAGTGCGAGAGGATGCCCTGCCCCAACAGTGTGGACTGTTACGTCTCCAGGCCCACAGAGAAAACCGTGTTCATGGTGTTCATGATTGTCATAGCCGGGGTGTCCCTCTTCCTGAACGTCATGGAGATATCCCACCTGGGCATCAGGAAAATCAAACAGACTTTGAGGGGAGACCAGAGCAAAGCAGACGATGACAGCCTGGTTTACAGGCCGAAGAGGAAGTCGACGATACAGCACTTGTGCGTGATGAGGAACCTGTCCACCCACAACGGGCCCCTGACTCAGACCGCCTTCAAAGGGACTCCTGGGCCAGACCCGGACCCCGCGGACCCACCCcccaactacatccccaaccaCACTGTGTCCAGGCACAATAGCGTGGCTCCGGGCCAGTACCTGGCCAACTGCACCGGCTTCCAGCCCCATCAGCAGGTCCAGCAACGGCACCCCAGCCACGGGATGTCTCCCAGCCGGCACCTCCAGGGGGCCCGGGAGAATCACGCCATCGCCCCGGTGGACCAGCCATCTCCGGCCTACGGGGGATCTGTCGTAAATAGGGACGGTGACCATGGTAACGTGCAGGCCCAGCAGATCCACCACTTGCAGCCTCAAGACCACCACCAGCCTGGCCACATGGAAGTACCTGCGCCTATGGCAACGCACAGACCAAGTGTCATGGCATCACATAGGCCCAGCTTGGCCCAGAGGGACACGGACCCAGAGGAGAGGCGGGACTCAATGGGAAGTGACTTCCCCTTTCCCAACCCAGGGAGGAAGCAGAGCTTCATGTCTCGCATGCCCTCCGAGAGCATGTCCACCATCAGTGACTGCAGCAGCAACTCTGTACGGAGCTCTGAGTCCGAGCTGGGCGAAATGGGGGACATGCCCGTGATGGCCCCACCCGGAAGGAGAATGTCAATG AGTGTTTTCTTGGACATCTCGTCTATCATGAAAAAGTGA